DNA sequence from the Pedobacter sp. W3I1 genome:
CCTTGGCGCCATGCTAGGAACAGACCTTTCATCCTAAATCTGGTAGTAGCGGGCATCCCGTCCCGATTTTACATCGGGATCAAGAGGAATAAAAGTGGATGGCAGGGCTGCATTTGCAAGAGCCATTGTACGTTTGTTTCCAAAAAATATGGCTATGATTAATTTGATGTTGCTAAAGCATTAATAATAAATTGAAAAAAATTATACAAATGGAAAAAGGAGAACGCAAAAACGTATATAAGGTTTACAATAAGATGGGTAAGTGGTTTGCCGAAAATCGTTATGCTGGTTTAGCGGAGAAAAACTATCTGGACGACTTACTTAAGCAGCTGCCTCCAAATGCAAATATTTTAGATTTGGGCTGCGGCAGCGGAAAACCTATACTGGAATATCTGATCAGTCAAAATGTAAAAGTTCTGGGAGTAGATGCCAGTGAGCAGATGCTCGAAATAGCCAGGCTAAACTTTCCCGGCACACCATTTATGCTGAAAGATATGCGTAAACTGGACCTGGGTGAAAAATTCGATGCGATAATTGCCTGGCATAGTTTTTTTCATCTCCCGGCAGTTGATCAACCCGGTATGTTTAGTATTTTTAGGCATCACCTTAAACCCAATGGCATTTTGTTGTTTACCTCAGGAACCGATAGAGGAGAGGTTTGGGGCATGAACGGTGGTGAAAACTTATTTCATGATTCTTTAGATACAGATGAATATCGATCATTGCTTGAATCCAATCATTTTGAAGTGCTTAGCCATATAATAAACGACCCCGATTGTGGTGGCGCAAATGTTTGGATGGCACAATATAAACCCTGAAAATTTTGCCTTAACTTTGCCACATGGCCGAACAACAAAAAAACAATCCATTACACGGTATCACATTAGAGAAAATTGTAACCGATCTTCAGCTACACTATGGTTGGGAAAAACTGGGATCACTAATCAGGATCGATTGCTTTAATAACAACCAGACGATAAAATCGAGCCTGAAATTTTTAAGAAGAATGCCCTGGGCCCGTAAAAAAGTAGAGGAATTATATCTTGATACGTTTCATAAATGATTAAGTGAGTGAATGAGCTAGTGATCAATTCCAACATTCCATCAATCAGTCATCCAATAATTTCTTCACTAAATCCATTTCTCATTCAATCATCCTGTCATTCTCTCATTCAATAATTCAATCATCCAGTCATTCTCTCATTCAATAATTAACGCTCCTTGCAACCTTTTCTTTAAAACGCTCGTCATCTTGATCTAAACCCTGTCAAATGAAAAATATTTCCTTTTGTTTTTTGTTCATGCTGATGCTGAGCAGCTGTTCAATTTCAACCATGACGACGTTCTATTCCATGTCGAAAGGTAAACTAGACGTTCCTAAAAAAGAAAGCTACAATGTTGTTTACCAGGCCAGCTTTGGCGATGGTTTAACAGCCAATGTAGCTTACGCTAATGAAAGTGGAAAGGAAACTGAATTAAAAGAAGTAAGTGGTGCCTGGGAAAAAAGCGTTACCTTAAAATCGGGAACTCATGTTCAGCTTACAACTTTCGCCACTGCTAAGCATAAATCTAAAGCTGAATATAAAATCCTCGTTGATGGAAAGGTAGTTTCTGAGTATGAGCTGAGCGGAAAGAAACTAAAATATACCTTCGCTTTCGACTTGCCTTAATTCATGAGCTAAAAAAAATCTTTTTTTCTTGTCACATTTTTCAATTTTTGGTGTCTTATAGTTGAAACCTTAAAAAAGGGTTAATCAAACAAACCAATAAAAAAGACAATTTTAACTATGAAAACCTATTTATGGATGTTGCTGTGCGTATTATCTACGAAAGTCTTCGCACAACAAGCGGGTAATATAAATGGAAAAATTATTGATAGGAAAACAAATCAGCCCATTGAATATGTGGGGATTATTTTATCGGGTAAAACTGATTCGACCAAAAAAGTAGGCGTGGTAACCAACAAAGCCGGAGAATTTTCTTTTAATACCGTTGCCAATGGCGATTATAAAATCAGGATTTCGGCGTTGGGATATAATTCCATTACCAAAAACATCAATTTGAACGGAAAGACTGTTAACATTGGTACTTTAAAATTGGAAGAAGATGCCATTGCCTTAAAAGATGTGGCTGTAAGCGGCCGTTATGCTACAGCCACCGTAAAAAAAGATACCATAGAATTTAATGCCGACGCTTATAAAACCAGGCCAAATGCCGCGGTAGAAGATTTATTAAAGAAGCTTCCAGGTGTAACCGTTGATAAAGATGGAAGTATTTTGGTACAGGGACAAAAAGTTACACGCTTAACTGTCGACGGTAAGGATTTCTTTGGCACTGACCCTAAAACGGCAACAAAAAACCTCCCTGCAGATGCCATCGCCAAAGTACAGTTGATTGACAGCAAAACACAGGAAGCGAAAGCCACTGGCATTGATGACGGTCAGCGCGAAAAAGTATTAAACCTCACCATTAAAGAAGATAAGAAAAAGGGCTGGTTCGGTAACGCCAATCTTGCAGGAGGATCAACCGATAAATATGGAAGTTATTTAAGTGCCAACCACTTTAATAAAAACCTGCAG
Encoded proteins:
- a CDS encoding trans-aconitate 2-methyltransferase, with product MEKGERKNVYKVYNKMGKWFAENRYAGLAEKNYLDDLLKQLPPNANILDLGCGSGKPILEYLISQNVKVLGVDASEQMLEIARLNFPGTPFMLKDMRKLDLGEKFDAIIAWHSFFHLPAVDQPGMFSIFRHHLKPNGILLFTSGTDRGEVWGMNGGENLFHDSLDTDEYRSLLESNHFEVLSHIINDPDCGGANVWMAQYKP
- a CDS encoding VF530 family DNA-binding protein, translated to MAEQQKNNPLHGITLEKIVTDLQLHYGWEKLGSLIRIDCFNNNQTIKSSLKFLRRMPWARKKVEELYLDTFHK